The nucleotide sequence CGGCGGTGCTCGTATCCAAGAAGCTGTTGATGCTTTGTCAGGCTTCGGCAAGATATTCTTTGAAAACACACTGGCCTCAGGCGTAATTCCACAGATCTCCGTCATCATGGGACCATGCGCCGGCGGTGCTGTGTATTCCCCTGCTATCACCGACTTCATCTATATGGTAAAGAACACTAGCCAGATGTTCATCACCGGTCCACAGGTTATCAAGTCAGTTACTGCCGAAGAAGTAACCTCTGAAGCTCTCGGCGGCGCCCTGACCCATAACACGGTTTCCGGTGTAGCGCACTTCGCAGCCGAGAATGAAGACGATTGCATTCAGCAGATTCGTCACCTGTTGAGCTTCCTGCCCTCAAATAACATGGAAGAGGCTCCTGTGTTCGAGTCTACTGATGATCCGAATCGCATGGATCCGGAGCTCGTTACTATTATGCCAGATAACCCCAACATGCCGTACAACATGAAAGAAGTTATCGAGCGCATTGTTGACAACGGTGAATTCTATGAAGTGCATGAGCATTTTGCCCAGAACATCATCACTTGCTTTGCCCGGTTTGACGGTCAGACAGTCGGCATAATCGCCAACCAACCGAAGTTTATGGCAGGCTGCCTGGATGTTGACGCATCTGACAAAGCGGCTCGTTTCATCCGCTTCTGCGATGCATTTAACATTCCTCTCGTCAACCTGGTTGACGTACCTGGCTTCCTGCCAGGCGTTGGTCAAGAACACACCGGCATTATCCGTCATGGCGCGAAAATGCTGTATGCTTACTCGGAAGCAACTGTTCCGAAAATCACTGTCATCACCCGTAAAGCCTACGGTGGCGCTTATATCGCCATGTGCTCCCAACACCTTGGAGCAGATCAGGTTTTTGCTTGGCCGACCGCCGAAATTGCGGTTATGGGACCTGCCGGCGCGGCTAATATCATCTTCCGAAATGATCCGGACGCCACAGCAAAAACTGACCAGTATGTGGTAGACTTCGCTACCCCGTACAAA is from Anaerosporomusa subterranea and encodes:
- the mmdA gene encoding methylmalonyl-CoA decarboxylase subunit alpha codes for the protein MFSVKEKRETLRKKQQVILAGGGQKRIDKQHAQGKMTARERVAKLLDSGTFVELDQFVSHRCTNFGMEKKELPGEGVVTGYGTIDGRLVYVYAQDFTVEGGSLGEMHAAKIVKVQKLAMKMGAPVIGLNDSGGARIQEAVDALSGFGKIFFENTLASGVIPQISVIMGPCAGGAVYSPAITDFIYMVKNTSQMFITGPQVIKSVTAEEVTSEALGGALTHNTVSGVAHFAAENEDDCIQQIRHLLSFLPSNNMEEAPVFESTDDPNRMDPELVTIMPDNPNMPYNMKEVIERIVDNGEFYEVHEHFAQNIITCFARFDGQTVGIIANQPKFMAGCLDVDASDKAARFIRFCDAFNIPLVNLVDVPGFLPGVGQEHTGIIRHGAKMLYAYSEATVPKITVITRKAYGGAYIAMCSQHLGADQVFAWPTAEIAVMGPAGAANIIFRNDPDATAKTDQYVVDFATPYKAAERGFVDIVIEPQETRPRIITALNMLATKRETRPAKKHGNIPL